From Hominilimicola fabiformis, one genomic window encodes:
- a CDS encoding D-alanyl-D-alanine carboxypeptidase family protein, translating to MKKKRLISLLLAAFITVMPLSFSFAAPTPEPTADNTTSTVTSPDGTTRTVTSDGNDVKSTPKATESTDTSSDTETTSATETPSDTSSDTSSTSDTTSQSDTDTTSQNANSLPDGVTMEDPSLTPPNVQYAQSALLMDMASGRVLYSKNLDERVYPASTTKIMTAILALEMGNMDDTVTATYDALKSITLEDSHMGILTGEELTLDQLVKGMLVYSANDAANVIAIHIAGSLDAFVDLMNQKAQELGMTGTHFVNPCGSHDDNHYTTARDLAILSKYAMKNDQFREIVKMPIYKIPATNKYASERILVNTNLFLGTSRSTYYYYPPAIGIKTGHTSQAGYCLVSAASYNDTEFLAIVMNCKNVDTKEQAYSYIDSKALFNFGFDNYTHQPLAAVGDIVSDSKVYEAKQDMRVAVTVENDVSALIPSGEGNAEQITTNIDMPEKLEAPITKGDVLGTVTYSYKGIEVGSANLIATNDVERNNILHVFHLVLKVITSPFFFIPAILLILLIMYARYQKKKRERQRRIQQLKKNRQRSSSENETGTRTPNRNASRTERIDRETKGSNSRYRR from the coding sequence ATGAAAAAGAAAAGGTTAATTTCTTTACTGCTTGCGGCATTTATAACGGTTATGCCGCTATCATTTTCTTTTGCGGCACCGACTCCGGAGCCGACTGCTGATAACACAACTTCAACCGTGACTTCACCTGACGGAACAACCAGAACAGTAACTTCCGACGGCAATGATGTAAAATCAACACCAAAGGCAACCGAAAGCACAGATACATCAAGCGATACGGAAACGACATCCGCAACCGAAACACCGTCAGATACTTCATCGGATACATCAAGCACATCTGATACAACTTCGCAAAGCGATACAGATACAACATCGCAAAACGCAAATTCACTTCCGGACGGCGTAACTATGGAAGATCCGTCACTTACGCCTCCGAACGTGCAGTATGCACAGTCCGCACTTCTTATGGATATGGCGTCGGGACGAGTTTTATACAGCAAAAACCTTGATGAAAGAGTTTACCCGGCAAGTACAACAAAGATTATGACAGCTATACTTGCACTTGAAATGGGTAATATGGACGATACGGTAACCGCCACATATGACGCGCTGAAATCAATAACTCTTGAAGATTCTCATATGGGTATACTTACCGGCGAGGAACTTACTTTAGACCAACTTGTAAAAGGTATGCTTGTATACAGTGCCAATGATGCGGCAAATGTTATTGCAATTCACATTGCAGGCTCACTGGACGCATTTGTCGATTTGATGAATCAAAAGGCACAGGAATTAGGAATGACAGGCACACACTTCGTAAATCCTTGCGGTTCACATGACGATAACCACTATACAACGGCTCGCGACCTTGCAATACTTTCAAAGTACGCAATGAAAAACGATCAATTCCGTGAAATTGTAAAAATGCCTATATACAAAATTCCGGCAACAAATAAGTATGCATCAGAGCGTATTCTTGTAAATACAAACCTGTTCCTCGGAACATCACGTTCGACTTACTACTATTACCCACCGGCAATAGGTATTAAAACAGGTCACACCTCACAAGCCGGATACTGTCTTGTATCAGCCGCTTCATATAACGATACCGAATTTCTTGCAATCGTTATGAATTGTAAAAACGTAGATACAAAGGAACAGGCTTATTCATATATTGATTCAAAGGCTTTGTTCAATTTTGGTTTTGATAATTACACACATCAACCGCTTGCGGCAGTCGGAGATATAGTTTCCGATTCAAAGGTTTATGAGGCAAAACAGGATATGCGTGTTGCTGTAACTGTCGAAAACGACGTGTCAGCACTTATTCCGAGCGGTGAAGGCAATGCAGAGCAAATAACAACAAATATCGATATGCCCGAAAAATTAGAGGCACCTATTACAAAAGGTGACGTACTTGGTACAGTGACATATTCATATAAAGGTATTGAAGTCGGTTCGGCTAACCTTATCGCAACAAATGATGTTGAAAGAAATAATATTCTTCACGTATTCCACCTTGTGTTAAAGGTTATAACAAGTCCGTTCTTCTTCATTCCGGCAATACTTCTTATACTTCTTATTATGTACGCAAGATATCAAAAGAAGAAACGTGAAAGACAAAGACGTATTCAGCAGTTAAAGAAAAACAGACAGCGTTCATCATCGGAAAATGAAACAGGTACACGCACCCCAAACAGAAACGCGTCAAGAACAGAAAGAATTGACCGCGAAACAAAAGGTTCAAATTCAAGATACAGAAGATAA
- a CDS encoding ComEA family DNA-binding protein, with protein sequence MLVLNKKTKIFLYIIIFVLLVLGGFAVEHFEKDAFVMETVATEDYIPYESDTKEVTDGKININSADTEQLVKLKGIGEKMSERIIKYRQENGPFMSIEEIMKVSGISEKKFEDIKEYISVE encoded by the coding sequence ATGTTAGTTTTGAATAAAAAAACAAAAATATTCTTATACATAATCATTTTTGTATTGTTGGTTTTGGGCGGATTTGCCGTTGAACACTTTGAAAAAGACGCTTTTGTTATGGAAACCGTGGCAACGGAGGATTATATTCCGTATGAATCGGACACGAAAGAAGTCACCGACGGGAAAATCAATATCAATTCCGCAGATACAGAACAGCTTGTAAAGCTGAAAGGTATCGGAGAGAAAATGTCTGAAAGAATTATCAAATACAGACAGGAAAACGGTCCTTTTATGTCAATAGAGGAGATAATGAAGGTGTCGGGAATAAGTGAGAAGAAATTTGAGGATATTAAGGAATATATTTCGGTAGAATAA